The Methylacidimicrobium sp. B4 genome contains a region encoding:
- a CDS encoding HAD-IIIA family hydrolase: protein MRRRAVFFDRDDTLIENIPYLGDPEKVVLAEGARESLARLKAAGFLLFLVSNQSGVGRGWIRREEVEAVNRAIQSRLEVPFFSKIYLSFASPDNDPLGDRKPSPLFLWRAAHEFDIELGRSYFVGDRIADVLCGRNAGCRTILLAAKEPKREAARARDWARNLADRVVPSLSEAADWILASPPPA from the coding sequence GAAAACATCCCCTACCTGGGGGACCCGGAGAAGGTCGTCCTCGCCGAGGGAGCAAGGGAGAGCCTCGCCCGCCTCAAGGCTGCCGGCTTCCTGCTCTTTCTGGTGAGCAATCAGTCAGGGGTCGGCCGTGGCTGGATCCGCCGGGAAGAGGTCGAAGCGGTGAACCGGGCGATCCAGAGTCGGCTGGAGGTGCCGTTTTTCTCGAAGATCTATCTCTCCTTCGCCTCTCCCGACAACGACCCCCTGGGGGATCGGAAGCCCTCCCCGCTCTTCCTTTGGCGTGCGGCGCACGAGTTCGACATCGAGCTGGGCCGGTCCTATTTCGTCGGTGACCGGATCGCCGACGTCCTCTGCGGGCGCAACGCGGGCTGCCGCACCATCCTGCTGGCGGCCAAGGAGCCGAAGAGAGAGGCCGCGCGCGCGCGGGACTGGGCACGAAACCTCGCCGACCGGGTCGTCCCTTCCCTGTCGGAGGCAGCCGATTGGATTTTGGCCTCGCCGCCTCCGGCATAG
- the kdsB gene encoding 3-deoxy-manno-octulosonate cytidylyltransferase, whose product MGEEAVLVIPARWASSRFPGKPLALVAGKPLLQWVWEAAVGCRRVREVVVATDDHRILEAARGFGARVEMTRSDHRSGTDRMAEVAGRLPADRYVNLQGDEPAIDPGEIDRLIAEMGSAPIATFRRKLTPEEAENPNVTKVVCDRRGYALYFSRAAIPFVRSGGRGAPRWAHVGIYAFQAEALRRFVGFPPGELEQAERLEQLRALENGMPVITVPTAMRSFGVDVPEDIGRIERLLQKN is encoded by the coding sequence ATGGGCGAAGAGGCGGTTCTGGTCATCCCCGCGCGCTGGGCTTCGAGCCGCTTTCCGGGCAAGCCGCTGGCTCTGGTGGCCGGAAAGCCGCTGCTCCAGTGGGTCTGGGAGGCGGCCGTCGGCTGCCGCAGGGTGCGCGAGGTGGTGGTGGCGACCGACGACCACCGGATCCTCGAGGCGGCCCGCGGATTCGGGGCCCGGGTCGAGATGACCCGCTCCGACCACAGGTCCGGCACCGATCGGATGGCGGAGGTCGCTGGGCGGCTTCCCGCGGATCGCTACGTCAATCTTCAGGGAGATGAGCCGGCCATCGACCCCGGAGAAATCGACCGGCTGATTGCGGAAATGGGCTCGGCTCCCATCGCCACCTTTCGACGGAAGCTGACACCGGAGGAAGCGGAAAACCCGAATGTGACAAAAGTGGTTTGCGACCGGCGGGGTTACGCGCTTTACTTCTCCCGAGCGGCCATTCCCTTTGTCCGCAGCGGGGGGCGGGGTGCTCCCCGATGGGCGCACGTGGGAATTTATGCGTTCCAGGCGGAAGCTCTCCGGCGCTTCGTCGGTTTCCCGCCGGGCGAGCTGGAGCAGGCAGAGAGACTCGAGCAGCTGCGCGCTTTGGAAAACGGCATGCCGGTGATCACCGTACCCACCGCCATGCGCTCGTTCGGTGTCGACGTTCCGGAGGACATCGGGCGCATCGAGCGGCTCTTGCAAAAAAACTGA
- a CDS encoding CTP synthase has translation MKYVFVTGGVVSSLGKGLTAAALGTILEHRGLKISLQKLDPYLNVDPGTMNPYQHGEVYVLEDGAETDLDLGHYERFTSVKLTRKNNATTGQIYESVIHKERRGDYLGKTVQVIPHVTDEIKERIRAAATTGDYDLLITEIGGTTGDIEGLPFLEAVRQLALEVGPGNALFLHVTLVPYLRAAGELKSKPTQQSVAKLREIGIQPNILVCRTERSLTPDVRSKLALYCSVPLEAVVEEIDLEHSIYELPLLLQKERLDELVVRSLRLALPPADLREWEKFLQQILAPKYRVRIAMVGKYIEHHDAYKSVSEALVHAGASLQASVDLLPVDAEEVERRGPEELLGKAQGIIVPGGFGHRGVQGKIEAARFARERKIPYLGLCLGMQIAAVEFARNVLGLPEAHSTEFRPTTPDPVICLLEEQRHAAQKGGSMRLGASLCQLVPGTKSQAAYQTLSIRERHRHRYEFNNAYREAFERSGFAIAGTTEDTMLVELLELTDHPWFIGCQFHPEFHSRPNSPHPLFAGFLREALHVSAG, from the coding sequence ATGAAATACGTGTTTGTCACGGGTGGGGTAGTGAGCTCCCTCGGGAAAGGCTTGACCGCCGCTGCCTTGGGCACGATCCTCGAACATCGGGGACTCAAGATTTCCCTGCAGAAGCTCGACCCCTACCTCAACGTCGATCCCGGCACGATGAACCCCTACCAGCATGGAGAGGTTTACGTGCTCGAGGACGGAGCCGAAACCGATCTCGACCTCGGCCACTACGAGCGGTTCACCTCGGTCAAGCTCACCCGGAAGAACAATGCGACCACCGGTCAGATCTACGAATCGGTCATCCACAAGGAAAGGCGCGGCGACTATCTTGGGAAGACCGTCCAGGTCATCCCCCATGTCACCGACGAAATCAAGGAGCGGATCCGGGCGGCAGCGACCACGGGTGACTACGATTTGCTCATCACCGAAATTGGTGGAACGACCGGAGACATCGAAGGCCTTCCTTTCCTGGAGGCCGTCCGCCAGCTGGCCCTCGAGGTCGGCCCTGGCAATGCTCTCTTCCTCCACGTCACCCTGGTTCCCTACCTGCGCGCGGCCGGGGAGCTCAAGAGCAAGCCGACCCAGCAGAGTGTCGCCAAGCTCCGGGAGATCGGCATCCAACCCAACATCCTCGTCTGCCGCACCGAGCGTTCGCTCACCCCCGACGTGCGGAGCAAGCTGGCACTCTACTGCAGCGTCCCGCTCGAAGCGGTCGTCGAGGAGATCGACTTGGAACACTCGATCTACGAGCTCCCTCTCCTTCTCCAAAAGGAACGCCTCGACGAGCTGGTCGTCCGATCGCTCCGCCTGGCGCTGCCACCCGCGGACCTGCGGGAATGGGAAAAGTTCCTCCAGCAGATCCTCGCTCCCAAGTACCGGGTCCGGATCGCCATGGTCGGCAAGTACATCGAGCATCACGATGCCTACAAGAGCGTCTCCGAGGCCCTGGTCCATGCGGGGGCCTCCCTCCAGGCCAGCGTCGACCTGCTCCCCGTCGATGCGGAAGAGGTGGAGCGGCGAGGACCGGAGGAGCTGCTCGGCAAGGCACAGGGAATCATCGTGCCGGGAGGCTTCGGCCACCGGGGCGTTCAGGGCAAGATCGAGGCCGCTCGCTTTGCCCGGGAACGAAAGATCCCCTATCTGGGCCTCTGCCTGGGCATGCAGATCGCAGCCGTCGAGTTTGCCCGGAACGTGCTCGGCCTGCCGGAAGCCCATAGCACCGAGTTCCGACCGACGACACCCGATCCGGTCATCTGCCTGCTCGAAGAACAGCGCCATGCAGCGCAAAAGGGGGGTTCGATGCGGCTAGGCGCTTCCCTCTGCCAGCTCGTTCCTGGAACCAAGAGCCAGGCCGCCTATCAGACCCTTTCGATTCGGGAGCGCCACCGCCACCGCTACGAGTTCAACAACGCCTATCGCGAAGCCTTCGAACGTTCGGGCTTCGCCATCGCGGGAACCACCGAGGATACGATGCTCGTCGAGCTTTTGGAGCTCACCGACCACCCCTGGTTCATCGGTTGCCAGTTCCATCCGGAGTTTCATTCGCGCCCCAACTCCCCCCATCCTCTCTTTGCGGGCTTTCTGCGGGAAGCGCTCCACGTCTCGGCCGGATAG
- the kdsA gene encoding 3-deoxy-8-phosphooctulonate synthase, which translates to MFTESRSFFLVAGPCVLESETLAFRIAASLQEATSRLGIPFCFKASFDKANRSSIDSYRGPGLAAGLEVLGRIREKLGVPVTTDVHESAQAAPVASVVDLLQIPAFLSRQTDLLLAAAQTGKPINVKKGQFLAASDMDRIAEKLRSAGCPSFFFTERGTSFGYHDLVVDMRNLVQMRSRGHRVIFDATHSVQRPSALGSSSGGDRDLAYPLARAAVAVGIDGLFLETHPTPEQSPSDGATMIPLRQIPSVLERLLKIHEAAKDGDPA; encoded by the coding sequence ATGTTCACGGAGAGCCGATCCTTTTTCCTGGTTGCCGGGCCTTGCGTCCTCGAGTCCGAGACCCTGGCCTTCCGGATTGCCGCGAGCCTGCAGGAAGCCACCTCTCGACTCGGGATCCCGTTCTGCTTCAAGGCATCCTTCGACAAGGCCAACCGGTCTTCCATCGACTCCTACCGCGGCCCGGGATTGGCAGCGGGCCTGGAGGTGCTGGGACGAATCCGGGAAAAGCTGGGCGTTCCCGTCACCACAGACGTCCACGAGAGCGCTCAGGCAGCACCCGTCGCGTCGGTCGTCGATCTGCTGCAGATCCCGGCGTTTCTCTCCCGGCAGACCGACCTCCTCTTGGCCGCCGCCCAGACCGGGAAGCCCATCAACGTAAAGAAGGGACAATTTCTCGCCGCCTCGGACATGGATCGCATCGCGGAAAAGCTCCGCTCGGCCGGCTGCCCCAGCTTCTTTTTTACCGAAAGAGGCACCTCGTTCGGCTATCATGACCTCGTCGTCGACATGCGCAACCTGGTCCAGATGCGGAGCCGCGGACATCGCGTCATCTTCGACGCCACCCACTCGGTCCAGCGGCCGAGCGCACTCGGCTCCTCGTCCGGAGGCGATCGAGATCTCGCCTACCCCCTGGCCCGAGCCGCCGTGGCGGTAGGAATCGACGGACTCTTCCTGGAAACGCATCCGACACCCGAGCAATCCCCCTCGGACGGGGCGACCATGATCCCCCTGAGGCAGATCCCCTCGGTTCTCGAAAGGCTCTTGAAGATTCATGAAGCGGCCAAAGACGGCGATCCCGCGTAG